A segment of the Syntrophales bacterium genome:
AGCAATAATAGTTGAAGAAGTAGGGTCATTCAAAATTAAAAATATTAACATACCTTATCCCAAGACCGGTGAGGTTCTGGTGCATGTTAAAATCGCGGGTCTTTGCCGTACTGATCTAAAGTTGATTAGAGTGGGACATAGGGATCTGGTGCTGCCGCGTGTACCAGGAGAGGAGGTTGTTGGTACAATCTTTGAAATTGGCTCTGACGTTTCAGGATTATCACAAGGTCAGCGTGTTTATATATATCCCGGCAAAGCCTGCGATAAATGTAAGCTCTGTAGAACCGACGCAGAAAATCTATGCAGAAAGATGAAAATAATGGGATTTCACCGTAACGGTGGATTTGCAGAGTATGTACTTTCTCCAGCAAAAAGCATCATTCCTATTCCTGACAATCTACCGGATGAGGAAGCTGTATTTGCCGAGCCACTTTCATGTTGTCTTAACGCACTTGAACTTTCCCGACTTAAGAAGGGAGAGACAATCGGGATATGGGGCGCAGGACCAGCAGGACTATTGCTTTCTCGTGCTGCCATAGCACTAAATGCAACTCCCTTTATAATTGAGCCAGATAATCGCAGACGTTCCTTTGCCAATGGTTTTGAGAAACCCCCAGAGACGGGCTTTGATGTCTGTATTGTGGCTGTAGGCTCTGTCAATGCTTACTGCCAGTCACTTTCCCATCTTAATCCCAGAGGCCGTCTTGTAA
Coding sequences within it:
- a CDS encoding alcohol dehydrogenase catalytic domain-containing protein, which produces MKAIIVEEVGSFKIKNINIPYPKTGEVLVHVKIAGLCRTDLKLIRVGHRDLVLPRVPGEEVVGTIFEIGSDVSGLSQGQRVYIYPGKACDKCKLCRTDAENLCRKMKIMGFHRNGGFAEYVLSPAKSIIPIPDNLPDEEAVFAEPLSCCLNALELSRLKKGETIGIWGAGPAGLLLSRAAIALNATPFIIEPDNRRRSFANGFEKPPETGFDVCIVAVGSVNAYCQSLSHLNPRGRLVIFSGLAPDRTEFQINFNQLHYHEQTLVGAYGCSYRHGQQALEFLGDKKVKVNDLISHKMPLWELEEALKLVEQRKSIKILLYP